A genomic stretch from Pochonia chlamydosporia 170 chromosome 4, whole genome shotgun sequence includes:
- a CDS encoding 3-methylcrotonyl-CoA carboxylase subunit alpha (similar to Coccidioides immitis RS XP_001242830.1) — MRSIRANRLPLRPLPRYMSTASSSAPKTTALSSVLIANRGEIAIRINRTAERMGIRATTVYTDVDAGSWHASTGYQSLGLGPANGYLDGDKIIALAKKHGIQALHPGYGFLSENSQFAEKCEKEGIVFVGPPATAMADMGNKARSKEIMTAANVPCVPGYHGSEQGEQELLQYAKDITFPVLLKSVRGGGGKGMRIVMTEDEFMTQLKSARAEARASFGEGGEVMLVEKYIVRPRHVEVQVFADKHGNTAALGERDCSVQRRHQKVLEESPAPDLDEATRQDLWDKARKAASAVGYVGAGTVEFILDKDTGKFYFMEMNTRLQVEHPVTEMVTGLDLVEWQFRIAAGEELPLKQAEVEEKMRTLGAAIEARVYAENPEKGFMPDSGKLVHAVLPDSVLADPDVRLDWGFGSGSTVSEAYDGMIAKLIVRGENREQAIAKLAAALRAFEIVGVSTNVEFLKRLCYSPAFIEGDVETGFIDKWRDELFKPRHISEEVFAQAALGVLNLQLNGAKPHGQTLGFGDASTSSERKLAFKVLDGYSEKEGEIVEAAVTQTGHNLYNVTVSRKGQATPIVFNNVASEPTPEGAVMKLQTYFPAERILSSVVPQVQENDTKITVFQHGVKTDLSLLPPSWYEKALGLKEIAASVVAPMPCKILKNEVVEGQEVKKGTPLVVIESMKMETVIRSPQDGVVKKLAHKEGDICKAGTILVLFEEEPVKEEA; from the exons ATGCGTTCCATCAGAGCCAATCGCCTCCCATTGAGGCCTCTCCCTCGTTACATGTCCACAGCATCTTCGTCGGCTCCCAAGACGACTGCTCTAAGCTCCGTGCTCATCGCCAACCGTGGTGAGATTGCCATTCGAATCAACCGCACTGCGGAGCGCATGGGCATCCGCGCCACCACTGTCTACACAGATGTCGATGCCGGCTCATGGCATGCCTCGACCGGATACCAGTCGCTGGGACTGGGCCCCGCCAACGGCTACCTCGATGGCGACAAGATTATTgctctggccaagaagcatGGTATCCAGGCTCTGCATCCTGGATATGGTTTCTTGTCGGAGAACTCGCAATTCGCTGAGAAGTGCGAAAAAGAAGGCATTGTCTTCGTGGGACCTCCCGCAACGGCTATGGCCGACATGGGCAACAAGGCGAGGAGTAAGGAGATCATGACGGCGGCCAATGTGCCCTGTGTGCCTGGATATCACGGTTCTGAACAAGGAGAGCAGGAACTTCTTCAGTACGCCAAGGATATTACTTTCCCCGTTTTGTTGAAGAGCGtgcgtggtggtggtggcaagggTATGCGAATCGTCATGACTGAAGACGAGTTTATGACCCAGCTGAAGAGTGCTCGCGCTGAGGCTCGCGCCTCGTTTGGTGAAGGCGGTGAGgtgatgcttgttgagaagTATATTGTGCGACCGCGTCACGTTGAGGTGCAAGTGTTTGCGGACAAGCACGGCAACACAGCTGCTCTTGGCGAACGAGACTGCAGTGTTCAGCGACGACACCAAAAGGTTCTTGAAGAGTCACCAGCGCCTGATTTGGATGAGGCTACGAGACAGGATCTGTGGGACAAGGCTCGCAAGGCTGCGTCTGCTGTTGGTTATGTCGGTGCTGGTACCGTCGAGttcatcctcgacaaggacACCGGCAAGTTCTACTTTATGGAAAtgaacaccagactgcaggTCGAGCACCCTGTCACTGAGATGGTGACCGGGTTGGACCTGGTTGAGTGGCAATTCCGCATTGCTGCTGGCGAGGAGCTGCCTCTGAAGCAGGCCGAAgttgaggagaagatgaggacgcTTGGCGCTGCCATTGAAGCTCGTGTCTACGCTGAGAATCCCGAGAAGGGTTTCATGCCCGACTCCGGCAAGCTTGTTCACGCAGTCCTACCTGATTCGGTTCTTGCTGACCCAGATGTCAGACTGGACTGGGGTTTCGGTTCTGGAAGCACCGTCTCAGAAGCGTATGATGGCATGATTGCCAAGCTGATTGTACGAGGAGAGAACCGTGAACAGGCTATTGCCAAGCTGGCAGCTGCCCTGCGCGCCTTCGAAATCGTCGGCGTCAGCACCAACGTCGAATTCCTCAAACGTCTGTGTTACTCGCCCGCTTTCATTGAGGGCGATGTCGAGACTGGCTTCATTGATAAGTGGAGAGACGAGCTCTTCAAGCCTAGACACATCAGTGAGGAGGTTTTCGCACAGGCTGCCCTCGGCGTTCTCAACTTGCAATTAAACGGCGCCAAACCTCATGGCCAGACTCTTGGCTTCGGCGACGCCAGCACATCCAGCGAGCGCAAGCTTGCATTCAAGGTCCTTGACGGATACAGCGAGAAGGAGGGTGAGATTGTTGAGGCGGCTGTCACCCAGACCGGACACAACCTGTACAATGTCACTGTTTCACGAAAGGGACAAGCAACGCCCATCGTCTTTAACAATGTGGCCAGTGAGCCCACGCCAGAAGGTGCTGTCATGAAGTTGCAGACTTATTTCCCTGCCGAGAGAATACTGTCTTCAGTTGTGCCGCAGGTTCAAGAGAATGATACCAAGATTACCGTTTTCCAGCACGGTGTCAAGACTGATCTCTCCCTGCTCCCGCCTTCATGGTACGAGAAGGCTCTGGGTCTGAAGGAAATTGCTGCGTCGGTGGTTGCTCCTATGCCCTGCAAGATTTTGAAGAatgaggttgttgagggCCAAGAGGTTAAAAAGGGAACTCCTCTTGTTGT TATTGAGTCAATGAAGATGGAGACGGTGATTCGATCACCACAAGACGGCGTGGTGAAGAAGCTAGCCCACAAAGAGGGT GATATCTGCAAAGCAGGAACTATTTTGGTACTGTTTGAGGAGGAACCAGTCAAGGAAGAAGCATAA
- a CDS encoding swim zinc finger domain-containing protein (similar to Metarhizium acridum CQMa 102 XP_007811205.1), with product MRHYNFGVEIESIGKPYGGCESFTNVDWYRQLAQKLQNRGIDAVHDDCSKYSKHPEYYGGKWFVTRDGSLKRPRPFVCMEVVSPRLDTTLHLTRILSDFWEAMRVHFNPQRDPSCGGHVHVTPVSRKNKFKLSTLKKIAFAAIVYEDFIFSMLPATRRENQYCKLNSLSAEAGVCETLLWGKSTASLKQVASEIRALPNETEIYLYMQGNRYVLWNFQNIFPHPKTGRCTGTVEFRGGNQFLGTKGTLAWVAFVLGFITLAAKENLIKRFSEYVPPSDPRYKKRIEEWWMRIRKAAKKSKLSRHLPDDYRKMASR from the exons ATGAGACACTACAACTTCGGCGTCGAGATAGAATCGATAGGAAAGCCCTACGGCGGCTGCGAAAGTTTCACAAACGTCGACTGGTACCGCCAACTTGCTCAAAAGCTTCAAAACCGCGGAATCGACGCCGTACACGACGACTGTTCCAAATACAGCAAACACCCCGAGTACTACGGCGGAAAATGGTTCGTAACTCGCGACGGATCTCTCAAACGACCCCGTCCATTCG TCTGCATGGAAGTCGTATCCCCCCGTCTAGACACAACCCTCCACCTGACCCGTATCCTCAGCGACTTCTGGGAAGCCATGCGCGTGCACTTCAACCCGCAGCGCGATCCCTCCTGCGGCGGCCACGTCCACGTCACGCCCGTAAGCCGCAAGAACAAATTCAAGCTCAGCACCCTAAAGAAGATTGCCTTCGCCGCCATTGTTTACGAggacttcatcttctccatgtTGCCGGCCACACGCCGCGAGAACCAGTACTGCAAGCTGAACAGCCTGAGCGCCGAGGCGGGCGTGTGCGAGACCTTACTCTGGGGGAAGTCGACGGCGAGTTTGAAGCAGGTCGCTAGTGAGATTCGGGCGCTGCCGAATGAGACGGAGATTTATCTGTACATGCAGGGGAATCGGTATGTGTTGTGGAACTTTCAGAACATCTTTCCGCATCCCAAGACGGGGAGGTGTACGGGGACGGTGGAGTTTCGAGGGGGGAATCAGTTTCTCGGGACGAAGGGGACGTTGGCGTGGGTTGCGTTTGTGTTGGGGTTTATTACACTGGCTGCTAAGGAG AATCTTATTAAGCGGTTTTCGGAGTATGTTCCCCCTTCTGATCCGCGGTATAAGAAGCGGATTGAGGAATGGTGGATGCGGATTAGGAAAgcggccaagaagagcaagtTGAGTAGACATCTTCCTGATGATTATAGGAAGATGGCGTCACGGTAA
- a CDS encoding AIG2 family protein (similar to Metarhizium acridum CQMa 102 XP_007811204.1) codes for MAEAEVTAATTGHGPSGDLRRAKYYFAYGSNLHMRQMQRRCPNSRYVGFGRLPNFRWQINERGFANVVRAEGHWVDGLVYEIEDTDEEKLDISEGVSKGAYEKQHMQVLVKLACCSLYRRSVPWIVARGGPCSVRKIAKHGHRKMITSIARETENVLVYISLVHVADSSPREEYIERINRGIRDAASLGMEDDYIRNCIRPFVPESSGSSNETPTPTRQNSPRTAENE; via the coding sequence ATGGCTGAGGCAGAAGTAACGGCAGCGACAACGGGTCACGGTCCATCGGGTGACCTTCGACGCGCCAAGTACTACTTCGCCTACGGCAGCAACCTTCACATGAGACAGATGCAGCGGAGATGCCCCAACAGCAGATACGTCGGCTTCGGGCGGCTGCCCAACTTTCGCTGGCAAATCAATGAGCGCGGGTTTGCCAACGTGGTACGAGCGGAGGGCCACTGGGTGGATGGACTGGTGTACGAGATTGAGGACAccgacgaggagaagctCGATATCAGCGAGGGTGTTTCCAAGGGTGCGTATGAGAAGCAGCATATGCAGGTCCTGGTGAAGCTGGCGTGTTGCTCCCTCTATCGCCGCTCGGTGCCGTGGATCGTTGCCCGCGGCGGGCCATGCAGCGTTCGCAAGATTGCTAAACATGGGCATCGTAAGATGATTACTTCGATTGCCAGAGAGACGGAGAATGTGCTGGTGTACATtagtctggtgcatgtggcggACAGCAGTCCCAGGGAGGAGTACATCGAGCGTATTAATCGGGGGATAAGAGACGCGGCGTCTCTGGGCATGGAAGACGATTATATTCGCAATTGTATTCGGCCGTTTGTACCAGAATCAAGTGGTTCTAGCAATGAAACTCCTACGCCTACACGACAAAATTCGCCGAGGACAGCTGAAAACGAATGA